From a region of the Arachis ipaensis cultivar K30076 chromosome B09, Araip1.1, whole genome shotgun sequence genome:
- the LOC107615484 gene encoding protein FAR1-RELATED SEQUENCE 5-like, giving the protein MKLQFTDEEAVYRFYKTYAMMHDFAVRLDEVRRNSDGSVVSFYEEHSHELVDPLDVSMMPEYRTFSVSDKAQAKNLHDIGIRTCHILRYLAAQKGGYANLSFNQKDMYNLITQHRKEKADGTSRIDYECFGDVLTFDSTYNRNVYNKPLVIFSGNNNHGQTIIFGCGLLVNEDIGS; this is encoded by the exons ATGAAACTTCAGTTTACAGATGAGGAAGCTGTTTATCGATTCTACAAGACTTATGCAATGATGCACGATTTCGCTGTGAGATTGGATGAAGTTAGACGCAATAGCGATGGTTCC GTTGTTTCGTTCTACGAAGAGCACTCTCATGAATTAGTTGATCCACTCGATGTTAGCATGATGCCTGAGTATCGCACATTCAGTGTATCGGATAAAGCTCAGGCAAAGAATTTGCACGACATAGGCATCAGGACCTGTCACATCTTGAGATACTTGGCTGCTCAAAAAGGTGGATATGCAAACTTGTCATTCAACCAAAAAGATATGTACAACCTCATTACTCAACATAGGAAGGAAAAG GCTGATGGGACTAGCCGTATTGATTATGAGTGCTTTGGGGATGTCTTGACATTTGATTCGACTTACAATAGGAATGTCTACAATAAACCACTTGTGATATTTTCTGGTAACAATAATCATGGGCAGACCATCATATTTGGTTGTGGTCTTCTTGTTAATGAGGATATTGGTTCATAA
- the LOC107615483 gene encoding probable non-intrinsic ABC protein 5 — MKNGKITQCGKYADLLNNGTDFMELVDFPISHSGVKEEEKKDEQNDKIGNKGDEAKGQLVQAEERESGRVEFSVYWQYITMVYGGALVPFILLAHTLFQVLQIGSNYWMAWATPISQDVEPPVSGTTLIAGYIALAVGSSFCILARTTLVAISGATTGDSTGLELNSDFSLLVDAQTGLSEPR, encoded by the exons ATGAAAAATGGGAAGATTACTCAATGTGGAAAGTATGCTGATCTGCTTAATAATGGAACTGATTTTATGGAACTTGTTG ATTTTCCTATTTCTCATAGTGGagtaaaagaagaggaaaagaaagatGAGCAAAATGATAAAATTGGTAACAAAGGTGATGAGGCAAAAGGCCAACTTGTTCAAGCAGAAGAAAGAGAGAGTGGTAGAGTTGAATTTTCAGTGTATTGGCAATATATCACTATGGTATATGGAGGTGCTCTTGTTCCTTTCATTCTGTTGGCTCATACTCTCTTCCAAGTTCTCCAAATTGGAAGTAACTATTGGATGGCTTGGGCAACACCAATCTCACAAGATGTTGAGCCACCTGTTTCTGGAACAACTCTTATAGCAGGCTATATTGCTTTGGCTGTAGGGAGTTCCTTCTGCATTCTTGCAAGGACAACACTAGTTGCTA TTTCAGGGGCCACAACAGGAGACTCTACTGGTCTGGAACTCAACTCAGACTTTTCGTTACTTGTAGATGCACAAACCGGGCTATCGGAACCacgataa